GTGGCCGTGCTGGTCACCGCCGCGGAGCGGTCCTATCCCGAGTACGTCCGGGGTACCGCCATGGCCGCCGAGCTGGCCGCGCGGGGGGTGTCGATCGTGCCGGTGCCCGTCGTGGGGCCGACCGAGGGGACGGCCGAGGCCGTGGACCTCGTCCGCCGAGGAGCGGTGTCGGCCGTCATGTGCCCCTCGGACCTGCGCCAGCTGGAGCTCCTCCGTGGCCTGCGGGCCGCAGGACTCTCCGCCCCCGAGGACGTCTCCGTCAGCGGCTGCGACGGGATCCTCCCCGGAGCGGACCTCCTCGGGCTGACGACCTACCGCATCCCCGTGGAATCCCTGGCCGCCCGGACGGTGGCCCACATGGCCGGTCTCGTGGCCGCGCCCACCGGTGCCGTCGTCCAGGAACGGCTTCCGGGACGCCTCGTCCCGGGCCGCACGGTCGGCCCGCCGCCGCGATCCGCCGCCGGCACACCGTGAGCACCCCCACCTCCTACCCGAAAGCAGGCACCTTGCCCTTGCGTCCCTCGGAGCACCCGCGGCCCCGGCACTTCCTCGTCCACTTCTCGGACACGCACTTCATGGTCCCCGGGGCCCTCCTCGGCGGCGTCGCCGACGCCCGGGCTCACCTCTCGCGCCAGCTCGAGCAACTGGAGGCCACCGGAGTGCACCCCGAGGCGCTCCTCTTCACCGGGGACCTCGCCGACCGGGGCGAGCCGGAGGCCTACCGGAGCCTGCGCGCGGTCGTCGAGCCCGTGGCGGAACGACTGGGGGCAGAGGTGATCTGGGTGATGGGCAACCACGATGACCGCGGCACCCTGCGGACCGAGTTGCTGGGGGCACGCCCCACCGATGAGGCCCTTGACCATGTCGTCATGCTCGGCGGCCTGCGGGTCGTCGTCCTGGACAGCACCGTGCCGGGGTACCACCACGGCGAGCTGACCGCCGAACAGCTGCAGTGGCTGCGGGACACCCTCGCCACGCCGGCGCCGGAGGGCACCCTGCTGGCGCTGCACCACCCCCGGTGCCGTGCGTCCAGGACCTGGCAGTGACCGTCGAGCTCCGCCGACAGACCGAGCTGGCCGCGGTCCTGCGGGGCTCCGACGTCCGGGCCATCCTGGGCGGACACCTGCACTACTCGACCTCGGCCACCTTCGCCGGCATCCCCGTCTCGGTGTCCTCCGCCAGCTGCTACACCCAGGACCTGCTGACGCCGGGCCGCGGAACGCGAGGCCGTGACGGGGCGCAGAGCTTCAACCTGGTCCACGTCTACGACCACACCGTGATGCACTCCGTGGTGCCGATGAGCGACCACCCCACGGTGGGCCGCCATGTCGGCGCGGCCGAGACCGCCGAACTGCTCGAGGCCGCCGGTCTCGTCATCCCCGAGGCCCTTGCCTCATCCACCACCTAGGGCCCTGCCCCTCCATCACACCGTCAACCAACGATCCGGAGAAGAACCCATGGCCTTCCGTGCCCGCCGTCCTGTCACCACCCTGCTCGCTGCAGCCGTCGTCACCGCCGGTCTGGCAGCCCCGACCGCTGCTCTCGCCGCCCCGAGCTACCCGGACATCCCGGGGCAGGACCGGCCCAAGACCATTGAGCAGATCCAGGATGAACTGACGGACCTCGGCCCCGACGCTGAGCCGCTGATCGCCGCGCACCGCGCTCAGTGGCACGAATACCCGGAGAACTCCCTGCCCGCCATCGAGGAGGCCATCCAGGACGGAGCCGAGATCATCGAGCTGGACGTGGAACTCACCGCGGACGGCGTGCCCGTGCTGATGCACGACACCACGGTGGACCGCACCACCAAGGCCACCGGGGCCGTGGGCGACTACACGCTGGCCGAGATCAAGGACCTGCGCCTGCTGGACCACATGGGCCGGGACGACAACGCCGTTGAGACCCAGTACCAGATCCCCACGCTGGCCGAGGCCATGGAACTGGTGAAGGGCCGGGCCATGGTGAACATCGACAAGGGCTGGCCCGAGCGTGAGGAGGTCGCCGCCGTCCTGGAGCAGACCGGCACCGCCGACCATGCGCTGATCAAGGGCGCCCCGAGCGTCGACGCTGCGGTCGAGTTCATGACCGAGTATCCGGACATCGAGTACATCCACCTGGTCAACGACGACAACTGGCAGTCCGTCGGGGACTTCCCGGCCGAGCACCAGCCGATCGCCTACGAGGTCGTCTTCAACACCGACGACGATGCCCAGGCCGACCCGGCGTTCCTGGAAGACCTGGGCCGGAAGGGCCGGATCTGGGTCAACACCATGTGGGACAGCCTGGCCGCCGGCAACACCGACGAGGCCTCCATCCGCTCCGTCGAGGACCTCGGCTGGCAGAACCTCGTCGAGAACTACTCCGCCTCGATCCTGCAGACCGACACCATCGAGGCCATGGACTTCTGGCGCGACGGCGGCGACATGGCCCGCTACCAGCGACTGCCCGGGGTCAACACCGTGCGCATCGAGGCCGAGGACGTCACCGAAGGGGAACCTGGCGTCGACTTCTGGGACGTCGATGCCAACCGGTGCGCCGCGACCTCGCCCGGGTTGGCCTTCATAGACGTGTGCGACGGCTCGACCCTCAACCACACCCGGGGTGGGCTGGCGCTGGCGCACATCGAGGGCGGGGAGTTCCTCACCTACGAGTTCGAGATCGCGAAGCCGGGCAACTACGACGTCGTCACGCGCGCCGGAACCCAGTACGTGGACGGTGGCACCCTGGAGATGACCTGGGACGGTGAGGACACCATGACCCACACGGTCCCGCAGACCTCCCACCTGGGCGCGTTCTTCCGCAGCGAGGCCGGCACCCGCTGGTTCGACAAGGGCACCCACACCCTGAAGGTCGCCTTCCCGGAGGAGGCACGGCAGGACCTGAACCTCGACTACCTCCAGTTGGACTACGTCGGCCGTTGACGCACTGGGCGTCCGCCGCAGAATAGGGGGTGCTCACCGGCTTCCACTGACGGTCCCACCGGGCGGGGCCGGGTGCCGGCCGGTCGTGCTCCTCTGGTACGGGCCCTCGTGCCCCCGGCATTGGACGGATGGCACAAGGAGCCGCCTCCGCTTGGGCCATCGGTCCAAAGGCCGCGCCCCCGCCCACCCCTACCGTGGAGCCCAGCCCAGGACACCACGCCACGGAGGGAACGGTCGGATGACGACGTCGGAGACGGGACGCAGCGCGCGCACGGACACCCAGCGGCCCCTGGAGGGGGTGCTCGTCGCGGACTTCTCCCGCGTGCTCGCCGGCCCGCTGTGCACCATGACCCTCGCGGACCTCGGGGCCCGGGTCATCAAGGTGGAGCGGCCCGGGACCGGGGACGACACCCGCGGCTGGGGCCCGCCGTGGTCCGCCACGGGCGCCACCTACTTCGAGTCCGTGAACCGCAACAAGGAGTCGGTGTGCCTGGACCTCGCCGACCCGGAGGACCGGGCCCTGGCCCGGGAGCTCGCGCTGCGGGCGGACGTGCTCGTGGAGAACTTCAAGCCCGGGGGACTGGACCGGCTGGGCCTCGGCTACGCGGAGCTGGCCGCGGAGAACCCGGGGCTGGTCTACGCGTCCATCTCCGGCTTCGGCGCGGCCGGAGGCCGGGACATCCCCGGCTACGACTTCATCGTGCAGGCCCTCGGTGGGCTGATGAGCATCACGGGCGAGGCCGAGGGCTCGCCGTACAAGGCCGGCGTCGCACTCGTGGACGTGCTCACCGCCAAGGACGCCACCATCGCGGTGCTGGCCGCGCTCCGGGCCCGGGAGCACACCGGGCGCGGCAGCCACGTGCAGGTCAACCTGCTCTCGAGCCTGCAGGGCGCCCTGGCCAACCAGGGCCAGGCCTACCTCGGCGCGGGCACGGTGCCCGGCCGGATGGGCAACGCCCACCCTCGATCGTGCCGTACCAGCTGCTGGAGTGCGCGGACGGCCCGCTCGCCGTGGCCTGCGGCAACGACGGGCAGTTCGCCCGCCTCGCGGCCGTGCTGGGGGACGCGGACCTCGCCCGGGACGAGCGCTTCGCCACCAACAGCGCGCGGGTGGGCCACCGGGAGGAGCTCGTCCCCCGGCTGGAGGCGCTGCTCGCCGCCGCTCCCGCCCGCGAGTGGCAGGAGCGGCTGACCCGGGCGGGCGTGCCCGCGGGCCGGGTCGCCGGGATCGACGAGGGCCTGGCGCACGCCGAGGCGCTCGGGCTCGAGCCCACCATCGAGGTCCACGACGCGTCCGGCGCCGCCGTCGGCCGGCAGATCCGCCACCCGGTGACGTGGGAGCCGCCGCTGGCGCCGCGCACGCAGGCCCCGCCGCGGCTCGGCGAGCACACCGAGCAGGTGGTGTCCTGGCTGCGCGACGGCGGCGCCGCCTCGGCGGGACCGGCGGCAGTCACGGCGGGGGCCGGGAGGCCCGGCGTCGCCGGGTAGGCCCGCCGTTCCCGGCCCGGCAACTCCCTCGGTCCGGGCGGGGCAGGCGCCCGGCCGCCGTCGGGCAGGTCCGGCCGCTCAGGCGCCGTGCCGGCGCAGGGCCAGCCACAGCGGGGCGAAGACGTCCGGGTCGTCCAGGTCCACGCCGAGCAGCGAGCGGGCGATGCCGATGCGGTGCCGGACCGAGTTGCGGTGCACGCCGAGCGCACGCGAGACGTCCTCCCAGTGCCCGCGGTGGCGCAGGTACTCCGTCACGGTGCCCACCAGGTCGGCGCGGGGGTAGTCCGCCAGGGCCCGCACCCACGCCTCCGCCGGCGTCTCGTCCGCGCCGCCGGTGCCGACGAGCGAGCCCGCCGGGGCCTGGCGCACCGCCTGGCGCAGCGCCGGCAGCGTCCCGGCCACCTCGTCCACGGGGACCGGGTCCCCCAGGGCGCCGGCCAGGCCGCGGGGATGTCCTCGAGGAGGGGCACGACGTCGGCCCCGCCCTGGCTCCCCTCCCGGCCACCGTCCCGGCCACCGTCCCGCCCACCGCCCCCAGGCGCCGTGCGCTCGCCGCCGGACGCCGGGCCGAGGTCGGCGGGCAGCACCAGGTGGAGCACGCCGCCCTCCTCGTGGCGCAGCAGGCACTCCGCCACCGCCGACCCCAGGGGCGGCAGGCCCTCCTCGCGGGCCAGCGCCGGGGCGGCGCGGACGAGCAGGCCGGCGTCGTCCCCGGGCTGCATCCGCAGGCCCAGCACGCGGACCCGCGGCGGCAGGTCGTGCAGGCCGAGGTCCTCGGCCAGCAGGCGGGCCGCCTCGGCCTGGCCGCGCAGCAGCAGCTTGGCCACGACGGCGCCGAGGGCCGCCGTGGTGCCGGCGAGGGCCTCGCGCTGCCGCGCCTTGATCGCCAGCAGGATGCACACGGTGACGATGACCTGCCGGTCCGCGGCCGTGAGCGCCCGCCCCGGCCCGATCGCGAGGAAGCCGTGGATGCGGTCCCCCGAGGCGATCGGGTACTCCACCACCGGCTGGCCGTGGAGCTCGAACGTGGCCACGGAGTGCGCCCCGGCGCGGTGCAGTCGCTGGGTCTCGGAACGCAGCACCGGCAGCCACGCCTCCGTCTGCGCCGGCCAGTAGGTCTCCGGGCCGGGGTCCACGGGCAAGTACGCCGCCCAGCCGCCGAGCGCCTGGGCGATCCCGCGCACCACGGCGGGGGTGGCCTCCGGGCGCATCGCCGCCCGGGCCAGCGCGGTCTGGGTGCCCAGGCTGTTCATGAGGTCGGCCTGGCCGCTGCGGGCCGTCAGGCCCCAGAAGGCGCGGGAGACGGACTGGAAGGGCACGGCGTGGGGCACCGACAGCAGCTCGATGCCCGCCGCCGCGCAGGTCTCCACGAGGTGGGCCGGGACCTGCTCCAGCCAGGGCCCCAGGCCGATCCCCAGGGCGGGCAGTCCGATGGCCCGGAGCCGCTCCACGTAGGCGGCGGTGGTGGCCTCGTTGCCGCCCAGCGGCATGCCCGTGGTCAGCAGCAACTCGCCGCCGTCCAGGAAGGGGGTGGGGTCCTCCAGCTCGGAGATGTGCACGCCGCTGAGCTGGCGGGAGGACGGCGGGCGTCCGCCGACCGGCACGAGGTGGGGGCCGAGTTCCGTGCTGAGCTCGAGGAGGGAGACCATGGATGGATTATCCGATATCCGGGGCCGCTCTGGCCGGAATGCTCAATGACGGATGTCACCGGCCTCCGTAGCGTCGGCGCCATGACCCAGATCGCCGATGCCCCCGTCCACGCCGGCTCCCTGCCGCAGTCCCGCCACCTCGCCACCGCCGTGCCCGGCCCGCGCTCCCGTGCCCTGCACGCCGAGCGCCGCGCCGAGGTCAGCGACGGCTTCGGCACCGTGCTGCCGGTGTTCGTGGAGAGCGCCGACGGCGGGATCCTCCAGGACGTGGACGGCAACCGCCTCATCGACCTGGCCTCCGGGATCGCCGTGACCAGCGTGGGGGCGGCCAACGCCCGGGTGCGCGAGCGTGTCACCGCGCAGTTGGAGCGGTTCACCCACACGTGCTTCATGGTCACCGAGTACGACTCCTTCACGCAGGTCTGCCGCTGGCTCAACGAGCACACCCCCGGCGACTTCGAGAAGCGCACCGCCCTGTTCTCCACCGGGGCCGAGGCCGTGGAGAACGCGGTGAAGATCGCCCGCTCGGCCACCGGCCGGCCGCACGTGCTCGTCTTCGACGAGGCCTACCACGGCCGCAGCCTGCTGACGATGGCCATGACCGCCAAGGACAACCCCTACCGCCTCAACTTCGGCCCGCTGCCGCGCGAGGTGGTCCGGGCCGCCTCCGCCAACCCGCTGCGGCCGTCCGTGACGGGCGCCGTGGCCGGCGCCGGTGCCGCCGGCGAGGCCGGGGCGGCAAGGGACGCCAAGGTTGCCGGGGAGGAGATCGCCGCGCGGGCCCTGGCCTCCGTGGAGGCCACCCTCGCCGAGCACGGCGCCGAGACCTTCGCCGCCATGGTCATCGAGCCCATCCAGGGCGAGGGCGGGTTCATCGTCCCCGCCCCGGGCTTCCTGGCCGGGCTGCGCCGGATCGCCGACGAGCACGGGATCGTGCTGGTCATCGACGAGATCCAGGCCGGCATGGGCCGCACCGGCACCCTGTTCGCGAGCGAGCACGAGGGCGTGGCCGGGGACATCACCCTCTCCGCCAAGGCGCTCGCCGGCGGCCTGCCCCTGTCCGCCGTGACGGGCCGGGCCGAGCTCATGAACGCCGTGCACGCCGGCGGCCTCGGCGGCACCTACGCCGGCAACCCGCTGGCCTGCGAGGCGGCCCTGGCGGTGTTCGAGGAGTTCGAGGACGGGACGCTGCTGGCCCGCGCCCGCGAGATCGAGGCGATCGCCCGCGAGGTGCTCGAGCCCCTGACCCGCCAGACCGCCGTCGTCGCCGAGGTCCGCGGCCGCGGGGCCATGCTCGCCCTCGAGTTCGCCGAGCCGGGGACCCTGGCGCCGCGCCCGGACCTGGCCGCGGCCATCTCGAAGGCCTGCCACGCCCAGGGCGTGCTGACCCTGACCTGCGGCACCCACGGCAACGTGATCCGGCTGCTGCCGCCGCTCGTCATCGGCGCCGAGCTGCTGCGCGACGGCCTGGACGTCCTGCGCGCCGCCGTCCTGGAGGCCGCGGGAGCCGACACCGCCCGCTGACCTCGCCCGCCGACGTCGCCCGCCGACCTCGCCCTCCCGACCACCCCGCCCGCGCCGGCGCCCGCGCCGGCACCGCACCCGACCCCACGGACCGACCCCACGGACCCCGGCCCCCCAGACAAGGACGACCATGACCACCCTCGCCACCGGCCCGGCCGCCGACGCCGCCCTGGACATCGCCGACCCCGCCGACCTCATCGACATCGACTCCCTGCTGACCCCCGAGGAGCTCGCCACGAGGGCGCGGGTGCGCGCCTTCGTGGACGCCGAGATCCGGCCGAACATCGCCGAGTGGTACGAGAAGGCCCACTTCCCGCTGGAGATCGCCCCGGCGCTGGGGCGGCTCGGCCTGCTGGGCATGCACCTGACCGGCCACGGCTGCCCGGGCCGCTCCGCCGTGGAGTACGGCCTGGCCGGCGCGGAGCTCGAGGCCGGGGACTCCGGGCTGCGGACCTTCGTCTCCGTGCAGGGCTCGCTGGCGATGTCCGCGATCCACAAGCACGGCTCGGAGGAGCAGAAGCGGCAGTGGCTGCCGGCCATGGCCGCCGGCGAGGCCGTGGGCTGCTTCGGGCTCACCGAGCCCACGGCCGGCTCCGATCCCTCGTCCATGCGCACCTTCGCCCGCCGGGACGGCGGGGACTGGGTGCTCAACGGCACCAAGCGGTGGATCGGCCTGGCGAACGTCGCCCAGGTGGCCGTCATCTGGGCGCAGACCGACGAGGGCGTGCGCGGCTTCGTGGTGCCCACCGAGACCCCGGGGTTCGCCGCGACGCCGATCGAGCCCAAGCTCTCGATGCGCGCCTCCATCCAGTGCGAGATCGAGCTGACCGACGTCCGGCTGCCCGCGGACGCGGTGCTGCCGGGCGCCGTCGGGCTCAAGGGGCCCTTCAGCTGCCTCAACGAGGCCCGCTACGGCATCATCTGGGGCGCCATGGGCGCGGCCCGGGACTCCTTCGAGGCGGCCCTGGCCTACGCGCAGGACCGGCTGCAGTTCGACAAGCCGCTGGCCGGCTACCAGCTCACCCAGCAGAAGCTCGTGGACATGGCCCTGGAGATCAACAAGGGCTTCCTGCTGGCGCTGCACATCGGCCGGCGCAAGGACGCCGGGACGCTGCGGCTGCACGAGATCTCCGCGGGCAAGCTCAACAACTGCCGCGAGGCCATCGCGATCGCGCGCGAGGCCCGCACCATCCTGGGCGGCAACGGCATCACCCTCGAGCACTCGCCGCTGCGCCACGCCAACAACCTCGAGTCCGTGCGCACCTACGAGGGCACGGACGAGGTGCACACCCTCATCCTGGGCCAGCGGCTCACCGGCATCCCGGCCTTCCGCTGACACCCGGCCCGACACCCGGACTCACACCAGGAGACGATCCCGCATGATCACCGAAGCACCCCCCACCGTCCTGCTGCGCCACCTGGTCGCCGGCTCCTGGGAGGAGGGCACGGGCGCCCCGCTCGTCTCCGCCAACCCCGCCCGGCCCCACGAGGAGGTGGCGCACGGCCTGCAGGCCACCGCGTCCGACGTCGACCGCGCGATGGCCGCCGCCTCGGCCGCCGCCCGGGACTGGGCCCGGACGCCGATGCACGAGCGCGGCGCCGTCCTGGCACGCGCCGCCGGGGCCCTGGAGCGCCGCGCGGACGAGCTGGGCCTGGAGCTGGCGCGGGAGGAGGGCAAGACCCTCGCCGAGGGCACGGGCGAGGTCCTGCGGGCCGCGCAGGTCCTGCGCTACTACGGGGCGGCGGGGGACCGGGCGGCGGGGGAGGTCTTCGCCTCCCCGCGCCGCGGCGAGCGCATCCTCGTGACGCGCCGGCCGCTGGGCGTCGTCGGGGTCATCACCCCGTTCAACTTCCCGATCGCCATCCCGGCGTGGAAGATCGCCCCGGCCCTGGCCTACGGCAACACGGTGGTGTGGAAGCCGGCCAGCACCGTCCCGCTGCTGGCGGTGCGCCTGGCCGAGGCCCTGCAGGAGGGCGGGCTGCCGGCGGGCGTGCTGAACCTGCTCATCGGGCCGGGGCAGCTCGGGGCCGCCCTGGTGGAGCACCCGGGCCTGGACGGGCTGACCTTCACCGGGTCCACCGGCGTGGGCCGGCGCCTGGCCGCCGCCGCGGCAGCCCGGGGCGTGCCGATGCAGGCCGAGATGGGCGGGAAGAACGCCGCGGTGGTCCTCGCCGACGCCGACCTCGACCTGGCCGCCGAGCAGGTCCTGCTCGGGGCGTTCCGCTCCACGGGGCAGAAGTGCACCGCCAC
This genomic window from Citricoccus sp. SGAir0253 contains:
- a CDS encoding glycerophosphodiester phosphodiesterase family protein; protein product: MAFRARRPVTTLLAAAVVTAGLAAPTAALAAPSYPDIPGQDRPKTIEQIQDELTDLGPDAEPLIAAHRAQWHEYPENSLPAIEEAIQDGAEIIELDVELTADGVPVLMHDTTVDRTTKATGAVGDYTLAEIKDLRLLDHMGRDDNAVETQYQIPTLAEAMELVKGRAMVNIDKGWPEREEVAAVLEQTGTADHALIKGAPSVDAAVEFMTEYPDIEYIHLVNDDNWQSVGDFPAEHQPIAYEVVFNTDDDAQADPAFLEDLGRKGRIWVNTMWDSLAAGNTDEASIRSVEDLGWQNLVENYSASILQTDTIEAMDFWRDGGDMARYQRLPGVNTVRIEAEDVTEGEPGVDFWDVDANRCAATSPGLAFIDVCDGSTLNHTRGGLALAHIEGGEFLTYEFEIAKPGNYDVVTRAGTQYVDGGTLEMTWDGEDTMTHTVPQTSHLGAFFRSEAGTRWFDKGTHTLKVAFPEEARQDLNLDYLQLDYVGR
- a CDS encoding helix-turn-helix domain-containing protein, whose protein sequence is MGTVTEYLRHRGHWEDVSRALGVHRNSVRHRIGIARSLLGVDLDDPDVFAPLWLALRRHGA
- a CDS encoding PucR family transcriptional regulator ligand-binding domain-containing protein, with amino-acid sequence MVSLLELSTELGPHLVPVGGRPPSSRQLSGVHISELEDPTPFLDGGELLLTTGMPLGGNEATTAAYVERLRAIGLPALGIGLGPWLEQVPAHLVETCAAAGIELLSVPHAVPFQSVSRAFWGLTARSGQADLMNSLGTQTALARAAMRPEATPAVVRGIAQALGGWAAYLPVDPGPETYWPAQTEAWLPVLRSETQRLHRAGAHSVATFELHGQPVVEYPIASGDRIHGFLAIGPGRALTAADRQVIVTVCILLAIKARQREALAGTTAALGAVVAKLLLRGQAEAARLLAEDLGLHDLPPRVRVLGLRMQPGDDAGLLVRAAPALAREEGLPPLGSAVAECLLRHEEGGVLHLVLPADLGPASGGERTAPGGGGRDGGRDGGREGSQGGADVVPLLEDIPAAWPAPWGTRSPWTRWPGRCRRCARRCARPRRARSSAPAARTRRRRRRGCGPWRTTPAPTWWAP
- a CDS encoding aminotransferase class III-fold pyridoxal phosphate-dependent enzyme, which translates into the protein MTQIADAPVHAGSLPQSRHLATAVPGPRSRALHAERRAEVSDGFGTVLPVFVESADGGILQDVDGNRLIDLASGIAVTSVGAANARVRERVTAQLERFTHTCFMVTEYDSFTQVCRWLNEHTPGDFEKRTALFSTGAEAVENAVKIARSATGRPHVLVFDEAYHGRSLLTMAMTAKDNPYRLNFGPLPREVVRAASANPLRPSVTGAVAGAGAAGEAGAARDAKVAGEEIAARALASVEATLAEHGAETFAAMVIEPIQGEGGFIVPAPGFLAGLRRIADEHGIVLVIDEIQAGMGRTGTLFASEHEGVAGDITLSAKALAGGLPLSAVTGRAELMNAVHAGGLGGTYAGNPLACEAALAVFEEFEDGTLLARAREIEAIAREVLEPLTRQTAVVAEVRGRGAMLALEFAEPGTLAPRPDLAAAISKACHAQGVLTLTCGTHGNVIRLLPPLVIGAELLRDGLDVLRAAVLEAAGADTAR
- a CDS encoding acyl-CoA dehydrogenase family protein; this encodes MTTLATGPAADAALDIADPADLIDIDSLLTPEELATRARVRAFVDAEIRPNIAEWYEKAHFPLEIAPALGRLGLLGMHLTGHGCPGRSAVEYGLAGAELEAGDSGLRTFVSVQGSLAMSAIHKHGSEEQKRQWLPAMAAGEAVGCFGLTEPTAGSDPSSMRTFARRDGGDWVLNGTKRWIGLANVAQVAVIWAQTDEGVRGFVVPTETPGFAATPIEPKLSMRASIQCEIELTDVRLPADAVLPGAVGLKGPFSCLNEARYGIIWGAMGAARDSFEAALAYAQDRLQFDKPLAGYQLTQQKLVDMALEINKGFLLALHIGRRKDAGTLRLHEISAGKLNNCREAIAIAREARTILGGNGITLEHSPLRHANNLESVRTYEGTDEVHTLILGQRLTGIPAFR
- a CDS encoding aldehyde dehydrogenase family protein; this translates as MITEAPPTVLLRHLVAGSWEEGTGAPLVSANPARPHEEVAHGLQATASDVDRAMAAASAAARDWARTPMHERGAVLARAAGALERRADELGLELAREEGKTLAEGTGEVLRAAQVLRYYGAAGDRAAGEVFASPRRGERILVTRRPLGVVGVITPFNFPIAIPAWKIAPALAYGNTVVWKPASTVPLLAVRLAEALQEGGLPAGVLNLLIGPGQLGAALVEHPGLDGLTFTGSTGVGRRLAAAAAARGVPMQAEMGGKNAAVVLADADLDLAAEQVLLGAFRSTGQKCTATSRLVVDEAVAGAFLDRLRARLDRWTVGDPTDAATHMGPLVSESAAEAVREGIRTALREGAALLHEGQGPDGGAASACFVPPTVLEVPAGPAGTANTAWREEFFGPVLTVVRAAGAEEAFALANDSEFGLSAAVFTQDVSRVLDAVDEIDVGILHVNSESAGADPHVPFGGAKRSGYGPKEQGGAAQEFFTHTTTVYLRGGTPA